The window atatttatttatttattttaattattattaattaaggactaatttaatttaattattgtaaatttattaataattattatttatattattatttaaatttattaataataaaacagtagtcataattaaaaatataataatcaaaatatatgtaaaataaaaggaatatttcgagaatattcttttagtgtaagatttgaaataaatgagtTGGAGATAGATGTTGTTTTTGGTGCAGAAATCGcactattttagtgtaaaatttgcacaaaaatagattttgtggttggagaTGACTTAATTGGAGAAAATATATGGAAACTTGAAGAAGTTTTTGTCAAATGTTGATctgtatttatatttaattgtcCACGATTAATTACCAACTTTCCTTAAAATATATGAGTAATACAACCACCATTTTATTTTCATcacaataaatatattatatatcagtCCGATAGTCCGACGACAATTTTAAGCGTCGTAATTGCTGTTCGGATAAATAAGAAACGAAATATCTATCCCTCATTTCTTTGTCACATGACGGTGAAGATGAAGAGAGCAACCATGAAATGGACGAGGACTTGATACTTATCAAATACAAAGATATTAAGGTAATATGATCAcacgtaaattttttttattaaatttattagccGAATCTATCATATCGCGAAGTCTTAGTGTATttgtttattaaatttattagccGAATCTATCAAGCGACGTCTTAGTATACGTCGAAGGGTTACATTCTTTTTATTTAAAGGAAATACATTAAGAAATTTTCTATGTACAGTCTATGATAGATCCCACAGTCAActaaacatggtagttgatctTACACTTGGGGCAAAACCCTATTCGTATGATAGAAATCTCACTTTTTATCATCTAGCTCATGTCAAAATCTTGtataaaacattatattttaaGATATATATGTCATCGGTTATGGAGTATATAAGCCATCATCGCCCACAGGATTAGCAAAACAAGAAGTCTTAGCCCGAGGGTCGACCCGGCTGTAGGGTTATTTTACTCTATATAGGTTTGGTAAAAGTAATTATCAGAAGGGTAAGAAGATAACGAAATGGAGAAATCTGTTTTTACAAGAAAGAAACAACTGTCCTGAAATGTGTTGCAATAATATCGATACACGCCCACACAACCAACCCATGTATCATCAAATGTCATTATATTGCGTGCCGACCTTTCATATTTGTTGATAGAGTActtaattcaaatgttttttATGATTGACTACTTTGATAGTAAAATTAAAACTATACGAATCTGACAAATAGTTTATCACGATTAGTGTTTTGTGGCCGAGATTAATTCGTTCATTATTCTTTGGATGTGTAATGGGTAAACGTCAGATATATTATGTAACAGCAAACAAACCACACAATAGATAATATGCAGAACACTGAAGATATGTTCAAGCAAGAAAAACTTTTATCGGATTCGAAATGTCAATAATATTTTCTGGGCAGAAGGTATATATATTATTGCCACAGTAATTCGTAAGTCATTTTTATATGTGTTAGGATCAAgaagttatatttttaattatatttagttttttaagtcttatattttttattatatgatgttgataGAAATCGTGCGGTCTGCTGGGAGATCAGATTTTAATGAGTAAATGACCTTCGGGTCTTGAAACACAAACATGAACGTTAGAACGAGGCCGAAAGGTTGTTCCGGCGTAGTGCTTCTGACGATCGAAtcaaataataagaaaataaagagaGTACTATGTGTTTTGAATGAGTAAATATGTAAATGAATAAACAATCACCGAAAACTGATATTTATTGGAGAAGAATCCCAATGTGAGTAAATTTTTTGACGACTAAAACTCTAATCTCTGTAGAATTTTAAATCTGTTATATATATCGTAttctaatatttgaaaatttgtctACCTTTATTCATATCGTGTCATGTTGACCCaagaaatttattattaaagaCTGTTTAAAGATCTTCACACacatggaaaaatattattaaacgAGGAGGTCCTTCACAGAGTACACACACACAACCTGTTACAAACGTACAAGATCTAATCAAGGACACAAAAATACAATCTACGAATATATTTATGTTCATTTGGAGTTTCAATAGTATTTAACAACGCAGCTTCTTAAATTTATGAGAGCTTCTCATCCAACTTTTGCCTGTATAGGGCCAAACCCTGTGAATCCAAAGACAGACATACTCAAAAAACTTGGTCAATTCAACGAAATGCGGAAAGCAGAAATCAAATGAATGAATAAAAGACTCGGAGAAAAGGAGAAGGGACCACGAGACTATCATGCATGATCTCAAATGATTCGGGAATGATGTAGATTTTAAGCTCAAACTCATCACTACAATGGAGATGATATCTTAGTGAACTCCAACTAATTTGACGATGAAGTATGAAGTACATAGCTATTCCTCATTATAACTAGTTCATTAGCACGAGATTTATGACATCGGACAGTTGTGATTTTACAGGACTAATAAATTTAGCGCATCAATGTTCAATCAAAATATGATTTGATCAGAAAGTTCTTTTGTGTGCGAAGTACAGAATTCCCTGACAAGAATTCGAGTCAGATACACATCTCTAAAAAGTAGTTATGGTATGCATTTATAAACAATATTTCTTCTTTTTACCAAAAGAGTGGTATACCTTAGTGTAAGCATAAACACTTGCTTCAGTTGGTGCCACTGGACTACCCCGACGAATAAATCTCCCTTCTTTAAAAATGTAAAGCATTGGTATCCCAGTCGATAGTTCCAAACTGATAACCTGACGAAGAGAAAGATGTGACCTTTTTTCATTACAAAGAAACAAACAAAATGTGATGGTCTAAATAATTCAGCCGAAAAATTGCACCTCTTGAGAAGTCAGTTTGTCTAGATACATAATAATAGATCTAAGCGAATTCCCATGAGCGGCAATCATGACATTTTTCCCCAGAAGAAGCTGTGGTTCAATCTGTTTAACAAGATATTCATTATCGTACTTCCATAAATCAGCATAAAATAACATGATAGACAGGATTCATATCAATCTTACATTTTCTCTAAAGTAGGCAACGGCTCTCTCAGCACACATTTCCAAACTTTCACCATTAGGAGGAGGCACATCATAGCTACGTCTCCACTCATGAACTTTCTCTTTTCCATATCTGTCTGCTGTTTCCTGCTTATTAAGACCCTGTAATTCTCCGTACCTGTATAGGTCAAACACCAAGGTAACAAACAGAGAGCAAAAAGGGGcaaataatatttctaaaatagCATGTTACAGAAGTCAAAACACCTACATTCTTTCATTTAGCTGCCAAGCCATTACAACTGGAATACACTGCTTGTTTGTTTCTTCACTAAAGATTTGACTCCAAGCTCTCGCTTGATCGCTCTCATCATGCAAAATAATTGGAACCTATATGGAGATTAATGTGTTTTGACAAGTCAAGGTATTGCAAAAGTACTCATTTCCTCAATATTTGAGCACG is drawn from Primulina huaijiensis isolate GDHJ02 unplaced genomic scaffold, ASM1229523v2 scaffold39283, whole genome shotgun sequence and contains these coding sequences:
- the LOC140969008 gene encoding 2,3-bisphosphoglycerate-dependent phosphoglycerate mutase 1-like, which encodes MAATSFHQAIATIPSRGYFNTTCGNQENGNASLKLISKGFRLDVAMLRTGTYRSKKQSFCVIQATGSQTTVFDPVLSPSNGTPSDSKKKSNEAALILIRHGESMWNEKNLFTGCVDVPLTKKGVDEAIEAGKRISNIPVDMIYTSSLIRAQMTAMLAMTEHRRKKVPIILHDESDQARAWSQIFSEETNKQCIPVVMAWQLNERMYGELQGLNKQETADRYGKEKVHEWRRSYDVPPPNGESLEMCAERAVAYFRENIEPQLLLGKNVMIAAHGNSLRSIIMYLDKLTSQEVISLELSTGIPMLYIFKEGRFIRRGSPVAPTEASVYAYTKGLALYRQKLDEKLS